In Debaryomyces hansenii CBS767 chromosome A complete sequence, a genomic segment contains:
- a CDS encoding DEHA2D13288p (weakly similar to uniprot|P40528 Saccharomyces cerevisiae YIL047C SYG1 plasma membrane protein of the major facilitator superfamily), which yields MRFGELLNEGSVPEWKSLYLDYKHGKKLIKRLDDIKEGVCGASHSIESDKNSGKKISRNANEITPLIPSKRATNYNQDRTESQLDSPFEGSPNVADNEVDRENFQNNPEQDDNLGPLLCSCSSRSNKNDELEIEKRKFKEWLDSELDKVNSFYREKEESKFEKFVLLQDQLYQLREHKAMVLRERLQHQKNKHKPSIDDPDNIYNNIHDIAYHTKSALVALSRFEFPSLPSTTFLSKWKNEQEKDVNTANGQSIVDINYYENRVRNGIVSADDNEDTDFTPVDSDFNSVTSPLLQVDTARYLTQEPQSSAMRRTAGRRDYSTKKNQFRVPYAYARKQLEDAIIVHYGALSLLKSFRELNRTAFRKLTKKFDLAMHTSISAPYMEKIDNESYFQTSDTLDRLISQIEELYVVFFDNATDRRGSLEKLKSISYVLSSKVQKSFSAPFFSSGVFIGFGLPIFISGLYFALRETLNGDLPEGRFLLQIWGGFFLLILAFLLFGINMYVFDLFKINYKFIFEFNLVSALNYKQFLLLPSFGFAFLSIIIWFSSNDFWPDKLPSRDWPWIFLGVMMVIFIWPGVHFYASSRKWLQVALWRLLLSGFYPVEFRDFFLGDMFCSLVYTMGNIPFFFCLYANKWNGLLDDGNTAQHNVCGSSRSRSMGFFSSLPSIWRFLQCLRRYMDTGDWFPHLANMLKFAVTAIYYGLLSVYRIDNRERNRTAFIIFALINTLYTSSWDIMMDWSLLQSGSKNKFLRDNLFFKRPIYYYCAMVIDVILRFQWIFYAFFTSQIQQSAVTSFCVALAELIRRFIWIFFRVENEHCTNVTLFRASRNSPLPYAISSKVERSIRKLVELKYNNLGSTERLQRSSSIERTHQDDEETEIGFHRIPTAMPISSTGGRTHRKSIGSFSDALNTAHIKDFQRRKTAVDVEDDESDDDEEEERDEEDTIVFESDDLLK from the coding sequence ATGAGATTTGGGGAGTTATTAAATGAAGGATCAGTTCCGGAGTGGAAGTCCTTATATCTTGATTACAAGCATGgtaagaaattaattaaacGACTTGACGACATCAAGGAGGGTGTATGCGGTGCATCACACAGTATAGAGAGTGATAAAAATTCAGGGAAGAAAATCTCTAGGAATGCTAATGAAATTACCCCATTAATTCCTTCCAAAAGAGCAACGAACTATAATCAGGACCGTACAGAGTCCCAATTGGATAGTCCTTTTGAAGGTAGCCCAAATGTTGCGGACAATGAAGTAGATAGAGAGAATTTTCAAAACAATCCTGAACAGGATGACAATCTAGGTCCGTTACTTTGCAGTTGCTCGCTGCGATCTAacaaaaatgatgaattagaaatagAGAAACgtaaattcaaagaatggCTCGACTCCGAGTTAGATAAAGTCAACTCATTCTACagagaaaaagaagaaagtaAGTTTGAGAAGTTTGTCTTATTGCAAGATCAGTTATATCAGTTGCGAGAACATAAAGCGATGGTATTGCGAGAAAGATTACAGcatcaaaaaaataaacaCAAGCCTTCTATCGATGATCCggataatatttataacaACATACATGATATAGCATACCATACTAAAAGTGCATTAGTTGCGTTAAgtagatttgaatttccGTCTCTTCCTTCAACTACATTCTTGAGTAAGTGGAAGAACGAGCAAGAAAAAGATGTAAACACGGCCAATGGTCAAAGTATTGTGgatattaattattatgaGAATAGAGTTAGGAATGGTATAGTCTCCGCAGACGACAATGAAGATACAGATTTTACTCCAGTCGACTCAGATTTTAATTCTGTCACCTCGCCTCTTCTACAGGTAGATACAGCGAGGTATTTAACGCAAGAACCGCAGAGTTCAGCGATGAGGAGAACGGCAGGAAGAAGAGATTATAGTACTaagaaaaatcaattcaGGGTACCATATGCATATGCTCGAAAACAATTAGAGGATGCAATAATTGTGCATTATGGtgcattatcattattaaagtcCTTTAGAGAGTTGAATAGAACTGCTTTTCGGAAGCTTACAAAAAAGTTTGACCTAGCAATGCACACATCTATATCGGCACCATATATGGAGAAGATTGATAACGAATCGTACTTTCAAACAAGTGATACACTTGACAGGTTAATAAGTCAAATTGAAGAACTATACGTAGTGTTTTTTGATAATGCAACTGATAGAAGAGGTTCGctagaaaaattgaagagtATTTCCTATGTGTTGAGTAGTAAAGTGCAGAAGTCATTTTCTGCTCCTTTCTTTTCATCGGGAGTTTTTATTGGCTTCGGATTACCAATATTTATTCTGGGACTATATTTTGCCTTACGAGAGACATTGAATGGTGATTTACCCGAAGGAAGGTTCTTATTACAAATATGGGGAGGATTCTTCTTGCTAATTCTAGCTTTTCTACTTTTTGGAATAAATATGTatgtttttgatttattcaagattaactacaaatttattttcGAATTTAATTTGGTATCTGCATTGAATTACAAACAGTTTTTATTACTTCCATCGTTTGGGTTTGCATTTTTGTCTATAATAATCTGGTTCAGCCTGAATGACTTCTGGCCAGACAAGCTACCCAGTAGGGATTGGCCTTGGATATTTCTTGGGGTCATGATGGTAATCTTTATTTGGCCTGGTGTTCATTTCTATGCGTCAAGTAGGAAATGGCTTCAAGTTGCACTTTGGAGATTATTACTATCTGGCTTCTATCCTGTCGAATTTAGAGATTTCTTTTTAGGTGACATGTTTTGTTCGTTAGTCTACACCATGGGGAATATtccattcttcttctgcCTATACGCCAATAAATGGAATGGATTATTAGATGATGGTAATACAGCACAGCACAACGTTTGTGGTTCGTCAAGATCAAGATCGATGGGATTCTTCAGCTCATTGCCAAGTATTTGGCGTTTCCTCCAGTGCTTAAGGCGTTACATGGATACAGGAGATTGGTTTCCTCATTTGGCAAACATGTTGAAATTTGCTGTTACGGCCATTTATTACGGCCTATTAAGTGTTTACCGTATTGATAATAgagaaagaaatagaaCTGCGTTCATAATATTTGCTTTAATTAATACGTTATATACATCATCATGGGATATCATGATGGATTGGTCATTATTACAGAGTGGATCtaagaataaatttttaagagataatttattttttaagAGACCTATTTACTATTATTGTGCCATGGTGATTGATGTTATTTTAAGATTCCAGTGGATCTTTTATGCATTTTTTACTAGTCAAATACAGCAACTGGCGGTCACTAGTTTCTGTGTTGCATTGGCGGAACTTATAAGAAGGTttatttggatatttttcAGAGTGGAGAATGAGCATTGTACTAATGTTACCTTGTTTAGGGCCTCAAGGAATTCTCCACTACCATATGCAATTTCTAGCAAAGTAGAAAGATCAATTAGAAAACTTGTTgagttgaaatataataaccTAGGTTCTACTGAGCGTCTTCAAAGAAGCTCAAGTATAGAGAGAACACatcaagatgatgaagaaaccGAAATTGGTTTCCATCGTATACCAACTGCTATGCCGATATCTTCAACAGGAGGGCGTACTCATCGTAAATCTATTGGATCGTTCTCGGATGCTTTAAATACGGCACATATCAAGGATttccaaagaagaaagacAGCTGTTGATGTCGAGGATGACGAAagtgatgacgatgaagaagaagaaagagacgaagaagatacTATAGTATTTGAATCTGATGACTTGCTAAAGTGA